A segment of the Paracoccus suum genome:
CTGGAATCCGTCGGTCTCGGCGGCATGGGCGGGCGCAAGCCGGCGGCCCTGTCGGGTGGCCAGCAGGGCCGGGTGGCACTGGCCCGCGTGTTGCTGCGCCAGCGGCCGATCCTGCTGCTGGACGAGGCGTTCGCTGCACTCGGCCCGGCGCTGAAGGATCAGATGTTGGGCCTGCTGCGCCAGATCGCGGCCGACAGCGGTGCGACCGTGCTGATGGTTACCCACGATCCCGAAGACGCACGCCGCTTTGCGGATTTGGGCATCGTGGTCGCTGGTGGTGTCGCGTCGCACCCCGCGCCGATCGCCGATCTGTTCGCCAATCCGCCGCCGGCGCTGGCCGATTGGCTGGGCGAGGGGCCAGGTGGTGCACCACAAGGGCGGCCCGCGGCCGCATCACCGCTTTCGGGGCGACCCGAGCACGGCTAACTTGCGGCGAAATCCCGCGAAAGGCCGCCATGGACAGCCCCGTCACCCCCTTTGATCTGCAACGCATGTTCCTTGGGGATTACCCGCCCCTCTACTACGCCGAGGTCGCGTTCCGGGTGGTGGTCATCTACGGCTACACGCTTGCCCTGATCCGATGGGTCGGCGGCCGCGGTATTGCGCAACTCTCGATGGTCGAGTTGCTGCTGGTCATCGCCCTTGGCTCGGCCGTGGGCGATGCGATGTTCTACGACGATGTGCCGCTGCTGGTGGCAATGTGGGTCATCACGCTGGTGGTGCTCGTCAACAAGGCCCTCGACAAGCTGATCGTCCAATCGCGCCGGGCCGAGGCGATCATCGACGGTCACCCGCTGGCGCTCGTCCGCGACGGTGCCTTGGTGAACGAGGGGCTGGCGGCGCGCGATCTGGGCACGAACGAGGTCAAGGCGATGCTTCGCTGCGCCGGAATCGCCAACCTGGGCCAGGTCGAGCATGCGTATCTTGAGACCCACGGCAGCATTTCCGTGTTCCGTCCCGCCAAGGCGCGGCCCGGCCTCGCCATCGTGCCTCCGCCCGACGTGACCCCGCACGAGCCGCTGACCGATGCCGGCGTCGCGCCTGATGGCATGGCCTGCTGCTGTGATTGCGGCGCTGTGGTGCGCGCGGCCGACGTCATCCCCGGCGGGGCCTGTTCCAACTGCGGCCATGATTGCTGGACCGCGCCGGTCATGCCGCCCTCCCTCGATAACCTGCCCGAAAGCTGAGCCCATGACCAAACCCGTCTACACCCTGCTGGTCGAGGTCGGTCGCAAAGCCGGCGACGGCCTGCCCGACGGCAGCACCGGCGCGGGCCTGCTGTGCTACACCTCTGGCAAGGACGAGGCCGAGGCCGTGCGCGAGACGGTCGCGATCCTCAAGGATGCCGGCCTCGCGCCCCTGGACGTCACCGGCTACGGCACGCTGGAGGAACGTCTGGCCGAGGGCCAGGACATCCCCGAGGAGGAGCGCGCCCTGATGGCCCGCGCCGAGGCCGAGGACTCGGTCATCGTCGCGCAGATGGAGCCGCTGTTCAAAGGCGCGTCCTGCGCGGATGACGGCGACGACTGAAGCCTGCTCATCGCTGCTCACGGCGCTACACAGCCGGTAAACCCTCGGGTATGGTTGCGTTGAGGCAAAAAACGATAACAGGCGAGAGAGAGACAGATGACCCGCACCCTGCTGACCCGAATTTCCTTCGCGACCGCGACGGTGGCCGCGCTGTCGGCTTGCGGCATGCCGCTGAGCCGCAGTCCGGGCAGCGTCAGCTCGTCGACCACGCCGGCGCCGATCCCGGCCG
Coding sequences within it:
- a CDS encoding DUF421 domain-containing protein, yielding MDSPVTPFDLQRMFLGDYPPLYYAEVAFRVVVIYGYTLALIRWVGGRGIAQLSMVELLLVIALGSAVGDAMFYDDVPLLVAMWVITLVVLVNKALDKLIVQSRRAEAIIDGHPLALVRDGALVNEGLAARDLGTNEVKAMLRCAGIANLGQVEHAYLETHGSISVFRPAKARPGLAIVPPPDVTPHEPLTDAGVAPDGMACCCDCGAVVRAADVIPGGACSNCGHDCWTAPVMPPSLDNLPES